In a single window of the Ruminococcus albus 7 = DSM 20455 genome:
- a CDS encoding S8 family serine peptidase: protein MRKVKVAIIDSGINYNIVNDDVRNCIKTGYLVHDDEANTVQEVSPSELCDFNGHGTVCASIVNRIAPETEIIPVCILGKNGRCTPGKLVAALELAKRLDVQIINMSLSSNDLFIRHKLKKLTKELEAQGKICVASKSNDRHISFPADFKNVIGVVGRIDVFNDGFEYDSQKKIQVTASGATELMEFHMPGANFFRGNSRAAAIFSGVLADAYAKGKFSTKAEAEEYMRSESWVSEKFYRSPEDDESDEKIVNRILTRVSKMISDERIRVKLADDLELVYTNSTIYDYYKIIYMLENEFSCRIFGKVPVYRVYFQKINYLGKLVKEALNE from the coding sequence ATGAGAAAAGTTAAAGTTGCGATCATTGACAGCGGGATCAACTACAACATAGTTAATGACGATGTCAGAAACTGCATAAAGACCGGATATTTAGTTCATGATGATGAAGCCAATACTGTTCAGGAGGTATCACCTTCCGAATTGTGTGATTTCAACGGGCATGGTACGGTATGCGCTTCAATAGTAAACAGGATAGCGCCGGAAACGGAGATAATCCCTGTTTGTATATTGGGTAAGAACGGCAGATGCACTCCGGGCAAACTGGTAGCTGCACTGGAACTGGCCAAACGGCTCGATGTCCAGATCATCAATATGAGTCTCAGCTCAAATGATCTATTTATACGGCATAAACTGAAAAAGCTGACAAAGGAACTTGAAGCGCAGGGAAAGATCTGTGTAGCTTCAAAGTCCAATGACAGACACATCAGTTTTCCGGCAGATTTTAAAAACGTTATAGGTGTTGTAGGCAGGATCGACGTTTTTAATGACGGTTTTGAATACGACAGTCAGAAGAAGATACAGGTAACAGCCAGCGGAGCTACAGAGCTTATGGAATTCCATATGCCCGGTGCGAACTTCTTCAGAGGCAACAGCAGGGCGGCTGCGATATTCTCAGGCGTTCTTGCGGATGCTTACGCAAAAGGAAAGTTCAGCACAAAGGCAGAGGCGGAAGAGTATATGAGGTCTGAGTCCTGGGTGAGCGAAAAGTTTTACAGGTCTCCGGAGGATGATGAGAGCGATGAGAAGATCGTGAACAGGATCCTCACAAGAGTAAGTAAAATGATATCCGATGAGAGGATACGTGTTAAGCTCGCAGATGATCTTGAGCTGGTGTATACCAATTCTACTATCTATGATTATTACAAGATAATCTATATGCTCGAAAATGAGTTTTCGTGCAGGATATTCGGCAAAGTCCCTGTATACAGGGTATATTTTCAGAAGATAAATTATCTCGGCAAACTGGTAAAGGAAGCACTCAATGAATAA